The genomic DNA ACGGGcgagcttgggcaaaattttaggcccaaattTTGGACCGGGCTGGGCTTGATCAAGAATAAAGTGTGTTAATATCATGCCTAGACCCAACCCGAACCCGGCCCAAAAACATCTCTATTGATGACATAATCAAAAGAGTCAGATAACATCAGAGTATGTTACTCGGACTCAAGTTTGAATCTTGGAAATGGGGTATCTTCCCGACATGGGTATGTTCAAATTCTTCCAAGTTATCCATCTATTTGGAGGGTTCTTGGAAGATCGTATCTGTTAGAAATGGATGCTTTAAGAAAAAACGAGGAGTCTGAGCAACGTAGACATTAGATGAAGTATCAAAGAAAACGTCAAACATTTGGCAAATTACCACCACAGTGTATAGATTTTGCAGGGATCCTGCCTCTGTTTCAGCCACAGTAGTGAAATCCTTTAAtgtctatttaaaaaaaaaaaaaatgttagaacAATGACAGTATTCCCTTGGTAAATAAAGTAGATGATAGTGGTTGGTGTAGGTCATAAGGCTATAACAAATGTTCACTTCATTGCATGAGAAAATGAGAATCAACGAATCCAATGTAACTGAATAAACCCATATGTTTGTCGGATTCGGTAATGAGTGCCAGGTAAGGTTTTATTTTCAACACagatatgcttttttttttttttatatatttggatATGATCATACTCTTTTACCTATGTCTAAATATATTTTGGATACAAGAGTCGAACAGAAACACTTTAGGGAAAATAAAGAATCAGTGTAACATAGGAATAAAATACTTGACAAGTGGTCAAACACACTGAAGAATGCAACAAATGTTCAATATGAATGTTGAAGAATAAAGAGCAGTGAAACAACAATGTACCTCCCGGAAACCTTCAGACACAGGACCATCATCTTCTGAGGCAGCCAGCTCCTGCTTAACCTTTTCTAATCCCTTAATTATAGCTTGCATTTCTTCTGCTAAATATTTTAATTGTACCTGAGGACAGAAGGCTTAAAACTCAACATACTGTTACCAACAAGAGTTGGACAAGGATAATTTTAAGAGGAATGAAAGTTTCAGAATAACATAGGTTAACAAACTACAAATTTCATATGCTAAAGGACTAATGGAAACCTTAGATGCAGCCTCAAGGCTGACCAAGTCCAACTGAAATTCAAGAAGTTCTGGTGCCCTGGTAGCTAGGACCTGAGCCACAATAAAACACAGCTGATATCAATCCAAATTGACGGTTCGTTTTTGCATCAGAAACAAGTGACTAgaattaaaataacatataaagtaGGTGTAAAACATAATTCAGTCAAAGGGTTTGTAACGGGATCAGTGGGTGGGTGGATTTTTGTCGGTCCTGCCTTTGACCAACCTATAAATATTTCCACCTGATACTTGCCCTGAACTTGAACTTAACTTTAGGCTCTAGCACTTGGACCCGACCTCAAACTGCCCCACCTCAAAACTTAAGTTCTATTTTCAAAAATCTACCAACTAAATCAAATACATACTACAAAGTCCAGTAAACACTAACAAACTATATATGAAACTAAAAGTGTGATGTATAGATTTTGTCTAAACTGCCCTTGACTCAACCCTAAAACTTTCAATCCCTGAAACCAATtttcaagaaagaaaaaaacctaTAGGGTGGGGTCAAGCTGGGATCTAATGGGCTCAAGTTATTCTCTAAACTCAAATCTTACAAGAAAAACGACCTTAATAACACCAAAGAGGAAGAAGGAAATAAAATTACCAAACCTTGCAAAGGTAATGCATTAGTGTCATCCTGCTATTAGAAGCACGTGTCTCTGAGAGCTTTAGAAGACTGTCCAACTTAAATCCAACAGCAGAACCTGTATTATAAgaataattttgaaaatattaaaggAACACACGTCCTTACGAATCACATTGCTCAAGCACCCTTTTTCCAACTCATATTTAACAGGTATGGTGGCATGATATGTGTCGAACACATATCCGTATCCGCTAACGTAGCTTACTAGAATCTGATAGCAACCATCCTAAATGAAAAGAATACTTCAAACATTGAATCTGTTACTCCAGGACTACACATAACACAAGGTTTCCACTTTCCAGTTTAAGAAATACTGCTCAAAATATGTGACTTAACCTCACCCGGAAGAGTCTAGATAATAATCAAAGTAATACATCATATGTGGTTTAGCTAGTAAATCTCTTCTCCTGTGCTAGGAGTCAAAAATGAGTGTCAAATACGATTATATATATGACACAAGTATGTTTagtattttcaaagttctttcATATATTTGGAGGGTGTTTTTAGGGGAATATCTCCACACTCTTAAGTGAATATGTGTCAAAAGCATGTACTTCAAGCAAAACAAAGAGTGAGAACAACATAGCTCTTACACGggtatgtttaaatttttttttcaagatCTTCATTTATTTGGAGTCTTTAAGGATCATATCCACAAGCTCATGCCTGGATATGCATTGGATACAGGTTTGGACACAagtacataaaataattaaaaaaacatgGAGAGTCAGAGCATCATAGGTTCTAGCATAGAAAACTGAAGCAAAAAGGAAAATTGAATATATAATTTACCCCTTGCAGTTCCTTGATTCAATGTATTTCCCAGACAAAGGATTTTCTTCATGATCTCCTTCAATTTACGGGAATTTCGAACCTAAATTAAGCAATACAAAAGTAGTAAAGAGAATTACGAAATacgaacaaataaataaaaaccacTCTTAAGTCAATTCAGCAATATTATGATATACCTCTTCACATGCAGAATTTACAATGTTTAAGCTCTTTTTAAATTCAGAAATCTGCAAAATACAAGTAAAACAGGTGATTAAACAAATCAAAaggggaaaaaagaaagaaatagattAATTATTCAACAATCATGTAAATTATCAAATCAGAATATCCATGGAGATTCTGCCAAACCTGAGTGTTGaactgaattttgaaagaaaacacTCTTAATTTTGCCTCTACTCGTGGCACTTTCATCAGCTCCAGAAAGAACTGAACTTGAAAAATCAAAAGCTAGTCAATTTGAAGTTTTTGCAAACATGGATCGAACAAAGGTTTACAGGAAAAGCATCCAGAAAATAACAGTATAGGCCAGGTTCTTATAAGTTCAGGCTGGTCTGAATTGATATTTaagaacaaaaatatataaatatttatataaaaacaaatttttagtattttattattttatgaatggtgagTGAGGCCTGCAAACTTGATCAATAATCAAACCTGAAAAAAGTGACCTACATCACTAAACTTGAGGGCAACAATTTTAATTGTAAGCACAGTCATGAATAATGCTGTATTTTCTCAATGAAGCCACTAATGATGTTattatatacttatgaagaacataaagaaaacccttAGAAAAAGTTAAACTTACTTATGTCGGATATACACACAAACCCGAATACAAATAACATAGTATAAAAtggtcaaatttttaaaaaaatcaaagacAAGACAAATTAGTTTTCAAAAGTTTGCTTGTAACATGTTAATGTTAATGCAATATTCTACCAATTTACTAAGGTAAGAAAGTTATCAAGTATAATGAGTTACAACATTAGAATATATGTTTTAGAGAAAATTTTGCGTACCTGTTCGCACTTCCCTAGGGTCTCCTTGTCACCAGTGTACCCCTGAAAAATTACGGACATTGACTCACACTACAGAAGACAAACTTGTAATGGTAAATGGATATCtacacacacatatatagatAAAACCAatgctaaatttttatttttttttgttgctccaattcttcttttttatttatttttagtagtcGTGTTTGACACTTATGTCTGACATATATCAGGATGAGTAAGGGAATATGACCTCCAAATATATGAAAAACTTCAAAACAAATTGAAGATACTTATATCGGACACATATCTCTACCCGACTCTCATTCCGGAGTCCGAATGACATAGTGTATTTCtatatgtatgtgtggtaaggCTTCACCTTGACAAGTTCCATCTCATCTttatttggacaaaattttatgaGATTTTCCACTTGATCAGCATCTAATACTGAATCATCCAAAGCTAGCACCGCAGCCTGAGAAAATACATGAAGCCTTATACGGTTACTAAACAAATAAACCTGACAACCTTCAGTTAAAACTAAGGAGaagttaaaaggaaaacaaaggAAGAGAGAATTTCCAAGAAAAACATCGAGAAAATCTAAAATCAATTTGAAACTGTATCCAGTTCCAGTTTGGTTCAATTCAATTTCTAAGtagttaaatatatttgattcgattcaatttttcaattcataAGTTTAGAAGCTGCAATTATTCGAACTGACCTAAATATATTAGTGAaaaaaaactttaagaaaatactttttttttaataaaaaaaattatttgttcACATTAGTTTAGTTATCTGTAGTCTTTAGTTTCAGTTCAATTTCTAGAAAACCAGAATACTGCACATGAACCATAAGCCTTTATTTTTCCTAGAACTGAACCGTTATGACCTTATAAAAAGGGAATCAATAATCTAATTTCCCCAATGCATCCCACAAATTCAGTCAGATATAGAGTGAGATGCTAAGATTAGCACTACACAAGAAAAATCGGTTGAAAAGCCACTGGCCCAAGGAAAAGACATCTCTGGCACTTAATTGCAACCATCATCAAAACAACACGAGAAAAATAACCTTGTTATGCTCTTCATACATATTATGGAGAAAACTTCTATGTTTAAAGTCCACATCTATATAAATGAGAACACCATACACACTTCCTCTAGTTCTGTTAAAAAAGACCTAATAAATGCAAGAGCATGACCATATCCAGCATACCATCATATCAGAGAGAGGCATTTTAACTTTAGTGAGCATAATTTCGGTGTTATTAGCCCTCTTCAAGTCAACCTACAGTGTAATAAACAAAATTTGTTAGTAATAGTCATAAGATCTAGATAGTTTATAAATGAATAAAACTATTTAATAAATTCTTAGAAAGATATCGTTTACAACATGTCATAAAATTACAAAACCTTGAGTTCGAAGAGTGCAAACCTTGTATTCATTAAAGCATGTTATGTGATTCAAGAAATAGTATCATAATTGCCTATATAAAACATAGATGTCTAGGGTTTATTATAAAATGCGATTCCAGATTACCAGATGGACTACGTCAGGTTTTGATCCAGCTGCCTTGGATTTCCCTGCAGATTTAGCAGCAGGTTTAGGAACAACTGCAGAGAAAAGAGTCTCAAGCTCTGACACATCAATTTCTGCCGATCTGAGAGAAAGAAGGCAATGTCAGCAAATATTTATAGGAAAATATCAGTATAAAAGTGTAATGCCAACATGTGATCCCACGGAATTTTAGCTTAAATATTTAGTCATAAATTATCACTTATGACAATGTACTATAGAAAAACTAAATCATTAAAAGAAGACAAAATACATTTGAATCTCTCCAAGTCTTTGCAATTCATCCCATAAGCTTCCTTGCATTGCCCTTGTAACCTTGCTCCAATGTAATGGCTTTAAAGAAGATCTTTTTGGTGCTGCACCAGCTCCTCGTCCACGCCCTCTTCCTTTCATGTCAGCTGCTTTGCCACCCAACGGTGGAGGTGGAGGAGGTCCAACACCAGGAGCTCCAGGTGGAGGTGGAGGTCCAGGAGCTCCAGGTGGAGGTGGAGGTCCTGGAGCTCGACCTCCAGGAGGTGGTGGTGGAGGTGGTGCGCCAGCCATAGGAGGTGGTGGGGGTGGGGCTCCAAATGGGGGAGGAGGTGGAGGTGGGGCACTAGACATTGGGGGTGGTGGTGGAGGTGGTGGTGAAGTAGAAGAAAGAGAAGGCAATGGTGGTGGCAGAGGTGGGGGTGGAGAAGGTGAAGCCCCAGGTGGAGGTGTCGGAGCTCCAAGGGTAGGTGGAGGTGGGGGCGGTGCTCCACATGATGCAGTAGGTGGAGTTGTCATTCCATGCGCCGGAGGAGAGGCGTCAAATTCTGAAGGAGCTAGGGCACCAGACGTTGAAgggggtggtggtggtggtggaggaGAAGATCCAAGAGGAGGCATTGATGGTGATAAAGGTGGGAAAGCTCCATTTTGAGGAGGCAAAGGAGAAGAAGGGGGTGGTGAAGCTCCATCTTTAGTAGGCGGTAGTGGTGGCGGCGAAGTACCATGTCCAGTAGGCAGCGATGATGGTGGGAGAGATAGAGATGAAGCTTCAGGAAATGGAGAGCGTGAGGGAGGAGAAGCTGATTGCATTCCATGGATAAATGCTAGAGCCATAGCAATTTGAATTGGTGTGGTGGGAGGGGGAGGGCGAAAGTTGCCAGGTTCCCATGTGGTGGTAAGGGGATGACTAAAATTACGAAGTGTTGATGTGGAGCGAGATGGAGAACAAAGTTGACTAAGTTTTGATATGCCTTTTGAAGAGCTAGCAAGAGTTGCGGATAGAAGAGAAGGTGGAATATGCCGTATAGTACGGGCAGTTGAAGACTGGGCCTTCCATGGTGGTGGAGGTAGTGGAGGTGGTGGAGGAACCACCAGTGCATTAGTCTGGTTATTCAAGATATCAGGAGATGCTGATGTCGTTTGTGAAACCATTCCAACATTTTGTACATTTTTTGCTCGATTGTGTGGAAGGGGAGGTGGAGGTGGTACTGCACGTGATATTCTAGTAATGGCATTTCCAATAGCTGCCATGAAAGGTCGTGCTAGGGGTAGTCTACATGTTGCCTTTTTCTGAACAGGCCGTGAAACCAACGAAGAAGATCTGGGTGGGGGTGGAGGAGGAAGTGGTGTTGTTGGTGTGCAGGGTGATGGTGGAGATAGAGTGCTAGATGGAATAGACACCGATTGCTGCAAACCAGGGGTAAATGTTGGAACTATTGGAGTTGTAGAAACTTCTGTTTGGGAATCTAAAGGCCCTGTAAGGTCAGCCTTCTGACTTCCTAGCTCAAATGAAACATCATTTGAAAGCACAGCTGCATTAGAGCCCTCTAGATTGGCGCCTGAATTAGATTCCTCTAAAGCTAGACCACTGGAAAGTGTAGGCAATGCAGTTGAAGAGCCTTTGTTAGAAGGGATCAACTGAGATACAACACTTGGCTTTGCCTGCCTTGCAAGAAAGCCTTGAGATACTAATTGGTTGCTATTTGGCTTCACCATAACAGAATCTGAAGTTGATTCTGAGCCCATCCCAGCCTTTTTCTCTAAAGCAGGCAATACTTCCTCAAAGTTAGGCTTGGAAACCACAGGTTCCAACGTTTGCTGCAACACTTTAGATTCCAAATTCTTCAGTTGAATGGTGTCTTCTTTGTGACCCTTATCTTGGATCACTTCTGGCTTTCCAAGCACATCTGtcatttcctttgtttctctTTGTTTCAGCATGTCAACAGTAAATACTGATGGATCGACCTGATTGTCTCCATTATCACCAACTATTTCTTTCACTGCATTAGTACCATAATCCATCTTCTTATCTATACTGTAATTCACATCATCCACAAATAAGCCCTTCACCATATCCATACTAGAATCAACATTGGCATCATGTTTGAGTTTCCCGTCATCTGACACCCAACCTTTGTTTGTAAGACCATTTGCATCCTCCCACAACATATCTTTCTGCTCGGGCTTGTCATGAGCTAATGGACTCTCATCATCCACCATTGCTTCTGGTGCATCGACTGCATTGCTAAAGATCTCTTGCACCTCAAAGTATTCCTCCTTTGAAACACTTTCTATCTCATTTTCATCTCCAGTTGCAAAAACTCCAGTGGTAGTAGGGATGACGGCATTAGGGTCCATAAAAAGTACCTGATACAGATATGAATATGCATTCAACTCCTACAGTCTAGAAAAGAAAAACTAACAGAATTATAATTTAAACCTACCTCGAGTCTGAAGTCCTTTGGAAATTGATACTTGACATCCCACAACTTATCAACTTCGTTGCTgtaaaacatcaaaatatttcCTTGAACAAACGCTGTGTGAAACATGACTCTAAATAGCATTTCTTCACATACCAAATCTTCATTCAAATGGATGCACTCAAGCACAACATCCCCTTGAATGTGGCAATGAATATCTATTTTCACCAATGCACACTCTTCCTGTAGATAAACCTAATTAGAACATCCCAATTTTTTGGTTAATTTATCTTTCTAGTTTCAATTGTTTGACTTAGGCATCACCTTTCGGTAGTAAGGAATTTGTGCTTTTGTCTTTGCATTTGAAAACAGAAGCTTGGAACTTCTATTATTCCGTGCTTTCGGGTCCTGTCCGTAAACTCGTATAACTGGCCTGCACCCTTTCCCCCCTTCAAAAGTCGGAAGCACTCTAAGAATCAGGCAATCCATAAATAGAGGTGTGTCTAAGGGAGGCCACTTAGAACCCAAGTTTCTTCTA from Gossypium arboreum isolate Shixiya-1 chromosome 9, ASM2569848v2, whole genome shotgun sequence includes the following:
- the LOC108457099 gene encoding formin-like protein 20, whose protein sequence is MALFKRIFYRKPQERLLEISERIYVFDCCFSTDVLDEDGYKVYMSRIVGQLNDHFPESSFMVFNFKEGERPSQISDILSQYEMTVMDYPRQYEGCPLLPLEMIHYFLRSSESWLSLQGQQNVLLMHCERGGWPILAFMLASLLLYRKQYSDEQKTLDMVYKQAPKILLQLLSPLNPQPSQLRYLQYISRRNLGSKWPPLDTPLFMDCLILRVLPTFEGGKGCRPVIRVYGQDPKARNNRSSKLLFSNAKTKAQIPYYRKEECALVKIDIHCHIQGDVVLECIHLNEDLVCEEMLFRVMFHTAFVQGNILMFYSNEVDKLWDVKYQFPKDFRLEVLFMDPNAVIPTTTGVFATGDENEIESVSKEEYFEVQEIFSNAVDAPEAMVDDESPLAHDKPEQKDMLWEDANGLTNKGWVSDDGKLKHDANVDSSMDMVKGLFVDDVNYSIDKKMDYGTNAVKEIVGDNGDNQVDPSVFTVDMLKQRETKEMTDVLGKPEVIQDKGHKEDTIQLKNLESKVLQQTLEPVVSKPNFEEVLPALEKKAGMGSESTSDSVMVKPNSNQLVSQGFLARQAKPSVVSQLIPSNKGSSTALPTLSSGLALEESNSGANLEGSNAAVLSNDVSFELGSQKADLTGPLDSQTEVSTTPIVPTFTPGLQQSVSIPSSTLSPPSPCTPTTPLPPPPPPRSSSLVSRPVQKKATCRLPLARPFMAAIGNAITRISRAVPPPPPLPHNRAKNVQNVGMVSQTTSASPDILNNQTNALVVPPPPPLPPPPWKAQSSTARTIRHIPPSLLSATLASSSKGISKLSQLCSPSRSTSTLRNFSHPLTTTWEPGNFRPPPPTTPIQIAMALAFIHGMQSASPPSRSPFPEASSLSLPPSSLPTGHGTSPPPLPPTKDGASPPPSSPLPPQNGAFPPLSPSMPPLGSSPPPPPPPPSTSGALAPSEFDASPPAHGMTTPPTASCGAPPPPPPTLGAPTPPPGASPSPPPPLPPPLPSLSSTSPPPPPPPPMSSAPPPPPPPFGAPPPPPPMAGAPPPPPPPGGRAPGPPPPPGAPGPPPPPGAPGVGPPPPPPLGGKAADMKGRGRGRGAGAAPKRSSLKPLHWSKVTRAMQGSLWDELQRLGEIQISAEIDVSELETLFSAVVPKPAAKSAGKSKAAGSKPDVVHLVDLKRANNTEIMLTKVKMPLSDMMAAVLALDDSVLDADQVENLIKFCPNKDEMELVKGYTGDKETLGKCEQFFLELMKVPRVEAKLRVFSFKIQFNTQISEFKKSLNIVNSACEEVRNSRKLKEIMKKILCLGNTLNQGTARGSAVGFKLDSLLKLSETRASNSRMTLMHYLCKVLATRAPELLEFQLDLVSLEAASKVQLKYLAEEMQAIIKGLEKVKQELAASEDDGPVSEGFRETLKDFTTVAETEAGSLQNLYTVVGRNADALALYFGEDPARCPFEQVTVTILKFVKLFQKALEENVKQDELEKKKALKDAEMEKAAK